A region of Sphingobium baderi DNA encodes the following proteins:
- the gdhA gene encoding NADP-specific glutamate dehydrogenase, producing MSRIDEKLVPIFEDVLRRNAGETEFHQAVEEVLESLGAVVAKHPEYIDNALIERICEPERQIIFRVPWVDDKGQIQINRGFRVQFNSALGPYKGGLRFHPSVNVGIIKFLGFEQTFKNALTGLPIGGGKGGSDFNPRGRSDGEIMRFCQSLMTELYRHLGEYTDVPAGDIGVGAREIGYLFGQYKRLTNRYEAGVLTGKGLIYGGSRARTEATGYGTVYFIDQMMKTRGESLEGKRVVVSGSGNVAIYAIEKVNAFGGKVVACSDSSGFIVDDAGIDLELLKEIKLSRRERISDYPRLRGGGACFSEQGSMWEVPCDVAVPSATQNELNGNDAAALIRNGVMAVGEGANMPCTPEAVRLFQAAGILFGPAKAANAGGVATSALEMQQNASRDSWTFEETEARLELIMRRIHDSCAETAESYGAPGNYVLGANITGFVRVAEAMQAMGVI from the coding sequence TTGTCCCGAATCGACGAGAAACTTGTTCCCATTTTCGAAGATGTCCTGAGAAGAAATGCAGGCGAGACGGAATTTCATCAGGCCGTCGAGGAGGTGCTGGAAAGTCTTGGCGCGGTCGTCGCCAAGCATCCGGAATATATCGACAATGCGTTGATCGAGCGGATTTGCGAACCGGAAAGGCAGATCATCTTTCGGGTGCCCTGGGTCGACGACAAGGGGCAGATTCAGATCAATCGCGGCTTTCGCGTTCAGTTCAATTCGGCGCTCGGCCCCTATAAAGGCGGCCTGCGTTTCCATCCGTCGGTCAATGTCGGGATCATCAAGTTTCTCGGCTTCGAACAGACTTTCAAAAACGCCCTGACCGGCCTTCCCATCGGCGGTGGCAAGGGCGGGTCCGATTTCAATCCGCGCGGCCGTTCCGATGGCGAGATCATGCGTTTCTGCCAGTCGCTCATGACCGAACTTTACCGTCATTTGGGCGAATATACTGACGTCCCCGCTGGCGATATCGGGGTAGGCGCGCGGGAGATTGGCTATCTGTTCGGCCAGTATAAGCGTCTGACCAACCGCTATGAAGCCGGTGTTCTGACGGGCAAGGGGTTGATCTACGGCGGCTCGCGCGCGCGCACCGAGGCTACTGGCTATGGCACGGTTTATTTCATCGACCAGATGATGAAGACCAGGGGCGAAAGCCTGGAGGGTAAGCGCGTCGTCGTTTCGGGATCGGGCAATGTCGCGATCTACGCGATTGAGAAGGTCAATGCATTTGGCGGCAAGGTGGTCGCATGTTCGGATTCCTCCGGTTTCATCGTCGATGATGCGGGGATCGACCTCGAACTGCTCAAGGAGATCAAGCTCAGCCGTCGCGAGCGGATTTCAGACTATCCGCGTCTCAGAGGCGGCGGCGCCTGCTTCTCTGAGCAAGGCTCGATGTGGGAAGTGCCATGCGACGTGGCCGTCCCCTCGGCGACGCAGAACGAACTCAACGGCAATGACGCGGCGGCGTTGATCCGCAATGGAGTGATGGCGGTGGGCGAGGGGGCGAACATGCCATGCACGCCTGAGGCCGTCCGCCTTTTCCAGGCGGCGGGCATCCTTTTCGGCCCGGCAAAGGCGGCCAATGCCGGGGGCGTCGCGACATCGGCTCTGGAAATGCAGCAAAACGCGTCCCGCGACAGCTGGACTTTCGAGGAAACCGAAGCGCGTCTGGAACTGATCATGCGCCGTATCCACGATAGCTGCGCGGAAACCGCCGAATCCTATGGTGCGCCGGGCAATTATGTTCTGGGCGCCAACATCACCGGCTTTGTGCGCGTTGCGGAAGCCATGCAGGCAATGGGGGTCATTTAG
- a CDS encoding 2'-5' RNA ligase family protein, with protein MIGPPSVPIIVTALMGSGDFAWLDRQRRAYYPPDRNILPAHLTLFRHLPPSALEEVITLIRRLCAMPPPEASLAAILLLERGVAYRVESPALMEIWSELAEALSGLLMPQDRACPRLHVTVQNKVTPMEAKALAGRLRAGFRLRPLAITGLAAWRYCNGPWELAAQASFRG; from the coding sequence ATGATCGGCCCCCCGTCCGTGCCGATCATCGTTACCGCGTTGATGGGAAGCGGAGACTTTGCCTGGCTGGATCGTCAACGCCGGGCTTACTATCCCCCGGATCGTAACATCCTGCCCGCTCATCTGACGTTATTTCGCCATTTGCCGCCGTCGGCGCTTGAAGAGGTGATAACGCTTATCAGGCGCCTGTGCGCGATGCCTCCGCCTGAAGCATCGCTGGCCGCGATCCTGCTGCTGGAGCGGGGCGTGGCCTATCGGGTCGAAAGCCCGGCTCTCATGGAAATATGGTCGGAACTGGCGGAGGCTCTTTCCGGCCTTCTGATGCCCCAGGATCGCGCGTGTCCTCGTCTGCACGTCACGGTGCAGAACAAGGTCACGCCGATGGAGGCAAAGGCTCTTGCCGGGCGGCTGCGGGCCGGATTCCGCCTGCGTCCGCTTGCAATCACGGGACTGGCGGCCTGGCGCTATTGCAATGGCCCGTGGGAACTGGCCGCCCAGGCGTCCTTTCGCGGCTAG
- the fabF gene encoding beta-ketoacyl-ACP synthase II: MRRVVVTGLGMVSPLGADVETTWKNILASKSGAATIARFDATDYKCRIACEVKPVGHEYGFDANLEVDHKIQRQVDPFIVFGIAAASEALKDAGLTDMSEEERLRAGCSIGSGIGGLPGIESESLVLANKGPSRVSPHFVHGRLINLISGQVSIKYGLMGPNHAVVTACSTGAHSIGDAARMIAMDDADVMLAGGAESAICPIGIAGFAQARALSTGFNDTPEKASRPYDVNRDGFVMGEGAGVVVLEEYEHAKKRGAKIYAEVVGYGLSGDAYHVTAPHPEGSGGYRSMEMALKKSGLSLADIDYVNAHGTSTPLGDELELGAVKRLFGDNIATMSMSSTKSAIGHLLGGAGAVESIFCILAMRDQIVPPTLNLDEPSESCAGVDLVPHVAKERKVRAVLNNSFGFGGTNASLIMKAV, encoded by the coding sequence ATGCGTCGTGTCGTCGTAACCGGTCTCGGCATGGTGAGCCCGTTGGGAGCGGATGTCGAAACCACCTGGAAGAATATTCTCGCGTCGAAGTCCGGCGCGGCCACGATCGCGCGCTTCGATGCTACCGATTACAAATGCCGCATCGCCTGCGAAGTGAAGCCGGTTGGCCATGAATATGGCTTCGATGCGAATCTGGAGGTCGATCACAAGATTCAGCGTCAGGTCGATCCCTTCATCGTCTTCGGCATCGCTGCCGCGAGCGAGGCGCTCAAGGACGCGGGCCTGACCGACATGAGCGAGGAGGAACGCCTGCGCGCGGGCTGCTCCATCGGTTCGGGCATCGGCGGCCTGCCGGGTATTGAAAGCGAATCGCTGGTTTTGGCGAACAAGGGGCCGAGCCGCGTTTCGCCGCACTTCGTTCATGGTCGCCTTATCAACCTGATCTCCGGTCAGGTGTCCATCAAATATGGTCTGATGGGGCCGAACCATGCCGTCGTCACCGCCTGTTCGACTGGCGCGCATTCCATCGGCGACGCGGCGCGCATGATCGCGATGGACGACGCCGACGTCATGCTGGCGGGCGGCGCGGAAAGCGCGATCTGCCCCATCGGCATTGCCGGTTTCGCCCAGGCGCGGGCGCTCTCGACCGGCTTCAACGACACGCCGGAAAAGGCTTCGCGGCCCTATGACGTCAACCGCGACGGCTTCGTCATGGGTGAAGGCGCGGGCGTGGTAGTGCTGGAAGAATATGAGCATGCCAAGAAGCGCGGCGCCAAAATCTATGCGGAAGTCGTGGGCTATGGCCTTTCGGGCGACGCCTATCACGTCACCGCGCCGCATCCCGAAGGTTCGGGCGGCTATCGTTCGATGGAAATGGCGCTCAAGAAATCTGGACTGTCGCTGGCCGACATCGATTATGTGAACGCGCATGGCACATCGACCCCGCTGGGCGACGAACTGGAACTGGGGGCGGTCAAGCGGCTGTTCGGCGACAATATCGCCACCATGTCGATGAGCTCGACCAAATCCGCCATCGGACATTTGCTGGGCGGCGCGGGCGCGGTGGAGAGCATCTTCTGCATCCTCGCGATGCGCGACCAGATCGTGCCGCCGACGCTCAACCTTGACGAACCGAGCGAAAGCTGCGCGGGCGTGGATTTGGTCCCGCACGTCGCGAAGGAACGCAAGGTGCGCGCGGTGCTGAACAACAGCTTCGGCTTTGGCGGCACTAATGCATCGCTCATCATGAAGGCGGTCTAA
- a CDS encoding sugar phosphate isomerase/epimerase family protein: protein MNRIGVDYISLIGISPLGMIAAAADAGCHNISLILTRPDYNPDGYPWFSLIDDAALRRETVTCLRDRDVSIALVDGFAVYPGQPTENHRQAFEILAELGVRRVNTVSFDEDWSRMIDKTAEIVAMAREYDVTVTIESCPMLTVKTLAQALEVISAVNLPNFKLLIDTMHITRSGESGDIARLDPMLIDYVQISDGPLSVPDPLNYMNEAMNERMVPGTGEMPLVEMIRAMRRDIIVSIEVPMRSLKEAGMSETERVRLAVEGARKVVAAAEA, encoded by the coding sequence ATGAACAGGATCGGCGTAGACTATATCAGCCTGATCGGCATATCGCCGCTGGGGATGATCGCAGCAGCGGCGGATGCGGGATGCCACAACATCAGCCTCATCCTCACGCGGCCGGATTATAATCCGGACGGATACCCCTGGTTCTCGCTGATCGATGATGCGGCGCTGCGGCGGGAAACGGTGACATGCCTCCGCGATCGGGACGTGTCCATTGCGCTTGTGGACGGTTTTGCGGTCTATCCCGGCCAACCCACGGAAAATCACCGTCAGGCTTTCGAAATACTCGCTGAGCTGGGCGTCCGAAGAGTGAACACGGTTTCCTTCGATGAAGACTGGTCGCGCATGATCGATAAAACGGCGGAGATCGTCGCCATGGCGCGGGAATATGATGTCACGGTGACGATCGAATCCTGTCCCATGCTGACCGTCAAAACGCTGGCTCAGGCGCTGGAGGTCATCTCCGCCGTGAACCTGCCGAACTTCAAGTTACTGATCGACACCATGCATATCACTCGTTCAGGGGAGAGCGGGGATATCGCCCGCCTTGATCCGATGCTGATTGATTATGTGCAGATCAGCGATGGCCCCCTGTCCGTTCCCGATCCGCTAAACTACATGAACGAAGCGATGAACGAACGCATGGTGCCGGGCACCGGAGAGATGCCTTTGGTCGAAATGATCCGGGCCATGCGGCGGGATATCATCGTCAGCATAGAAGTGCCGATGCGATCGCTGAAAGAGGCGGGCATGTCCGAAACGGAACGCGTGCGCCTTGCCGTTGAAGGAGCGCGCAAGGTTGTAGCCGCCGCCGAAGCGTGA
- a CDS encoding NAD(P)/FAD-dependent oxidoreductase, translated as MSYYDVLIVGAGHAGAQAGIALRQLGFEGSVGMIGDEKDPPYERPPLSKEYFAGDKSFDRILIRPATFWAERKIDMLLGKRVKHVDPSGKFVTAGDEEIGYGKLIWATGGSPRMLTCNGADASNVHAVRRRDDVDAMMAKLDQISHVTIIGGGYIGLEAAAVLSKFGKKVVLLEALDRVLARVAGEELSRFYEAEHRAHGVDLRTGAKMDCIEVKDGKATAVLMADGERIETDMVIVGIGIVPETGPLIAAGAVGGNGVDVDEYCRTSLPDIYAVGDCAAHANRFARGAQLRLESVQNANDQAKTAVTHILGKEDAYDAVPWFWSNQYDLKLQTVGLSIGYDQTILRGNPATRSFSVLYLKGGKLIALDCVNAVKDYVQGRAHVLSGALLDQAQLADSSVPLKEVGLA; from the coding sequence ATGAGCTATTATGACGTTCTGATCGTAGGAGCCGGCCATGCCGGGGCGCAGGCAGGCATTGCCCTGCGGCAGCTTGGATTCGAAGGGTCGGTCGGCATGATCGGCGACGAAAAGGATCCGCCCTATGAACGTCCGCCGCTGTCCAAGGAATATTTCGCGGGCGACAAGAGCTTCGATCGCATTCTCATCAGGCCCGCGACCTTTTGGGCGGAACGCAAGATCGACATGCTGCTGGGCAAGCGCGTGAAGCATGTCGATCCATCCGGCAAATTCGTGACGGCCGGGGATGAGGAAATCGGCTATGGCAAGCTGATCTGGGCAACCGGCGGCAGTCCGCGCATGCTGACCTGCAATGGCGCCGACGCATCCAATGTCCATGCCGTGCGCCGTCGCGACGATGTGGATGCCATGATGGCGAAGCTGGATCAGATCAGCCATGTGACCATCATTGGCGGCGGCTATATCGGCCTGGAAGCCGCTGCCGTCCTGAGCAAGTTCGGCAAGAAGGTCGTCCTTCTGGAAGCGCTCGATCGCGTACTCGCCCGCGTGGCGGGAGAGGAACTCTCGCGCTTTTACGAAGCCGAACATCGCGCTCATGGCGTGGATCTGCGGACCGGTGCCAAAATGGACTGCATCGAGGTCAAGGACGGCAAGGCGACCGCCGTGCTGATGGCGGACGGGGAGCGCATCGAAACGGACATGGTCATCGTCGGGATCGGCATCGTACCGGAAACCGGACCTCTGATCGCGGCGGGAGCCGTCGGCGGCAATGGCGTCGACGTGGATGAATATTGCCGCACCAGCCTGCCCGACATCTATGCCGTGGGCGATTGCGCCGCGCACGCCAACCGCTTTGCGCGGGGCGCGCAGCTTCGCCTCGAATCCGTTCAGAACGCCAATGATCAGGCAAAAACGGCCGTCACGCACATACTGGGCAAGGAAGATGCCTATGATGCGGTGCCCTGGTTCTGGTCCAATCAATATGATCTGAAGCTGCAAACGGTCGGACTTTCGATCGGCTACGACCAGACGATATTGCGCGGCAACCCGGCGACGCGCAGCTTTTCCGTGCTTTACCTCAAGGGCGGGAAACTCATCGCGCTGGATTGCGTCAACGCAGTCAAGGATTACGTCCAGGGACGCGCCCATGTCCTGTCCGGCGCCCTGCTCGATCAGGCGCAGTTGGCTGACTCATCCGTGCCGCTCAAGGAAGTCGGGCTGGCCTAG
- a CDS encoding glycosyltransferase family 87 protein encodes MTIGAIAILFLTAQGTVDFLGRPIGTDFSNVWTAGWLADHGRAADVWDWRAHYAVQQALHQDAAIPFYGWHYPPPFLLLAVLLAQLPYIAALILWQGSTLAFAFLLIRQILPKERDAWLAAIGAPVVLICLAHGQNAFLTASLLGGGMLLLDRRPWIAGILLGTLVYKPQFAVLIPVLIAARGNWRAFAAAGMASVSLCLLTFAIWGWPVWQAFLDSLPLTRHIVIESGNTGWEKIPSPFSAIRQWGGSVPAAYAVQGVVTFAAIATAALITRRGSVEARGGAALSAALLCTPYVLDYDFVLLGVAIAFLSADMLKRGELPWERTALAYAWVAPLFGRWMNATTGIPVDMIAAIAVLFIALRRAVRFDGALANLRSSPCRHSHAASGQ; translated from the coding sequence ATGACGATCGGGGCAATCGCGATTCTTTTCCTGACAGCGCAAGGAACCGTGGATTTTCTGGGGCGACCGATCGGAACGGATTTTTCCAACGTCTGGACTGCCGGATGGCTGGCCGATCATGGCCGCGCCGCCGATGTCTGGGACTGGCGCGCCCACTATGCTGTCCAGCAGGCGCTGCACCAGGACGCCGCCATCCCCTTCTATGGCTGGCATTATCCCCCGCCCTTCCTTCTGTTGGCCGTCCTGCTCGCGCAGCTTCCCTATATCGCTGCGCTGATCCTGTGGCAGGGATCGACGCTCGCGTTCGCATTCCTTCTCATCCGCCAAATCCTTCCCAAAGAGCGCGACGCGTGGCTGGCGGCGATAGGAGCGCCTGTCGTCCTGATTTGCCTTGCCCATGGGCAGAATGCTTTTCTTACGGCCAGCCTGCTGGGCGGCGGGATGTTACTGCTTGACCGGCGTCCGTGGATTGCCGGCATCCTGCTGGGAACGCTCGTCTACAAACCGCAATTTGCCGTGTTAATCCCGGTGCTGATCGCGGCACGGGGAAACTGGCGGGCGTTCGCCGCCGCCGGGATGGCCAGCGTAAGCCTTTGCCTGCTGACTTTCGCCATTTGGGGCTGGCCGGTTTGGCAAGCCTTCCTCGATTCCCTGCCCCTGACGCGCCACATCGTCATCGAAAGCGGCAATACGGGCTGGGAGAAGATTCCAAGCCCGTTTTCCGCGATACGGCAATGGGGTGGCTCAGTTCCAGCGGCTTATGCCGTTCAGGGGGTCGTGACCTTCGCCGCGATTGCAACCGCTGCCCTCATTACGCGGCGCGGGTCCGTGGAAGCACGCGGAGGCGCAGCCCTGTCCGCCGCGCTGCTGTGCACCCCTTATGTGCTGGACTATGATTTCGTGCTGCTTGGCGTCGCCATCGCCTTCCTGTCGGCGGACATGCTGAAACGCGGCGAATTGCCTTGGGAACGCACGGCGCTGGCCTATGCCTGGGTCGCGCCCCTTTTTGGCCGCTGGATGAATGCGACGACCGGTATTCCAGTGGATATGATCGCGGCCATCGCCGTGCTCTTCATCGCATTACGGCGCGCCGTCCGGTTCGACGGCGCGCTCGCCAATCTCAGATCATCGCCATGCCGCCATTCACATGCAGCGTCTGGCCAGTGA
- a CDS encoding SMP-30/gluconolactonase/LRE family protein, with amino-acid sequence MVVAPDHSWVIASSMVGGTQSQGALYLVDVETSKPTRIALTAAEGTPLCPGGFQPESLAPHGLALRAEGKEWALYVVNHGGRESIERFRVKAQGSTLSVRWKDCIPLPKGGFANSVAAAGDGTIFVTNMGQAFKAQEGETGDLLKWSAETGWQALPGSQQPGWNGIIVSKDGNRIYAAAWPDKQVVEFMRGRSGPVRSVAVDFLPDNLHWADNGTIIVAGQDSAAKAATDCYFSAATTCGLNSGIARLDPGRMRLTCAHKLKAADGFNTATTGIAVKGALWLGTMRGQSILVTDACAADVPPRPEE; translated from the coding sequence ATGGTTGTCGCCCCCGATCACTCCTGGGTCATCGCCAGCTCGATGGTCGGCGGCACGCAGTCGCAGGGCGCGCTCTATCTCGTTGATGTCGAAACCAGCAAGCCCACCAGGATAGCATTGACCGCCGCCGAAGGGACGCCGCTTTGCCCCGGCGGCTTTCAGCCCGAGTCGCTCGCGCCGCACGGTCTGGCGCTTCGGGCTGAAGGGAAGGAGTGGGCGCTCTATGTCGTCAATCATGGTGGGCGGGAATCCATCGAGCGTTTCAGAGTGAAGGCGCAAGGTTCCACGCTCTCCGTCCGATGGAAGGACTGCATTCCCCTTCCAAAGGGTGGCTTTGCCAACAGTGTGGCGGCCGCTGGCGATGGCACGATTTTCGTCACCAATATGGGCCAGGCGTTCAAGGCGCAGGAGGGCGAAACGGGAGATCTGCTGAAATGGTCGGCCGAAACAGGCTGGCAGGCTCTGCCCGGCAGTCAGCAGCCCGGTTGGAACGGCATTATAGTCTCGAAGGATGGGAACCGCATTTACGCCGCCGCATGGCCGGACAAGCAAGTGGTGGAATTCATGCGCGGTCGCTCAGGGCCGGTGCGATCGGTTGCGGTCGATTTCCTCCCGGACAATCTCCATTGGGCCGATAACGGAACGATCATTGTCGCGGGACAGGATTCCGCAGCCAAAGCCGCCACAGACTGTTACTTTTCAGCGGCGACAACATGCGGTCTCAATTCCGGTATCGCGCGTCTTGACCCCGGCAGGATGCGACTGACGTGCGCGCACAAGCTCAAGGCCGCTGACGGCTTTAACACAGCCACCACCGGCATTGCAGTCAAGGGTGCGCTTTGGTTGGGTACGATGCGCGGCCAGTCGATCCTTGTGACGGATGCGTGCGCTGCGGATGTGCCGCCAAGGCCCGAAGAATGA
- a CDS encoding rod shape-determining protein translates to MAHMISWNGRRADIAIDLGTANTRVVARGSGMVFDEPSLCCFSSGGTRPRLVAAGEAVRPMVDRTPDSLKVTRPLRRGVLQDIDATRELLAYATSSSLSRRRLRSPAVAIGIPADATQAERSALLTAAGDAGLGPVNLINEPFAAALGAGLPVHHPEGSMIVECGAGTTEVAVISLGGICLTRSVRVGGAALDAALADHFHFRRKFLIGEITTERLKCDLVRLLGTPDGDDQMIEAKGRSLTSGIPGVQQVPVNELRPVVTKHVMQIVEVVRDILNQTPPELSHDIYEKGLTLTGGSATIPCIGQAITQETGLRVHIPDRPEQCVMLGLEAMLAS, encoded by the coding sequence ATGGCTCATATGATTTCATGGAATGGTCGGCGCGCAGATATAGCTATCGACCTGGGAACCGCGAATACGCGCGTCGTCGCCCGAGGATCGGGCATGGTGTTCGACGAACCGTCGCTGTGCTGCTTTTCAAGCGGCGGCACCCGGCCCCGGCTTGTGGCGGCGGGCGAAGCCGTTCGCCCCATGGTCGACCGGACTCCGGATTCCCTCAAAGTTACGCGCCCGCTTCGTCGAGGCGTTCTCCAGGACATCGACGCCACCCGCGAACTTCTTGCCTATGCCACCTCGTCATCTCTCAGTCGCCGTCGCCTCAGATCACCAGCCGTGGCGATCGGAATTCCGGCCGATGCGACGCAGGCGGAACGGAGCGCGCTGCTCACGGCGGCAGGGGACGCAGGGCTGGGCCCTGTCAACCTGATAAACGAACCTTTTGCAGCTGCACTCGGCGCAGGCCTTCCCGTGCATCATCCAGAAGGCTCGATGATCGTCGAATGTGGCGCGGGCACCACCGAGGTCGCCGTCATTTCCCTCGGCGGAATCTGCCTCACCCGATCAGTCCGCGTCGGCGGCGCTGCGTTGGACGCCGCGCTCGCGGATCACTTCCACTTCCGAAGAAAGTTCCTGATCGGCGAGATCACGACGGAACGCCTGAAATGCGATCTGGTGCGATTGCTGGGCACTCCCGACGGCGATGACCAGATGATCGAAGCCAAGGGTCGCAGCCTGACGTCGGGCATCCCCGGCGTTCAACAGGTGCCGGTCAACGAATTGCGGCCGGTTGTGACCAAGCATGTGATGCAAATCGTGGAAGTCGTGCGCGACATTCTCAACCAGACCCCGCCCGAACTCAGCCACGATATTTACGAAAAGGGGCTGACCCTTACCGGAGGGAGCGCCACAATTCCCTGCATCGGTCAAGCCATCACGCAGGAAACCGGTCTTCGCGTCCATATTCCCGACCGGCCGGAACAATGCGTGATGCTAGGCCTTGAGGCGATGCTGGCATCCTGA
- a CDS encoding acyl carrier protein → MSETADRVKKIVVEHLGVEAEKVTEDASFIDDLGADSLDIVELVMAFEEEFGVEIPDDAAEKIATVKDAIDYIDSKQ, encoded by the coding sequence ATGAGTGAGACCGCGGATCGCGTAAAGAAAATCGTCGTCGAGCATCTGGGCGTCGAAGCCGAAAAGGTGACTGAGGACGCAAGCTTCATCGACGATCTGGGCGCAGACAGCCTGGATATCGTCGAGCTGGTGATGGCGTTCGAGGAAGAGTTCGGCGTCGAGATCCCTGACGATGCGGCTGAAAAGATCGCTACCGTCAAGGACGCGATCGACTATATCGACAGCAAGCAGTAA
- the mltG gene encoding endolytic transglycosylase MltG, with amino-acid sequence MRRLGCGILLIGLAIAAFVAFRFVHGWSEAGPATQNITIAVPEGATLSDAAVLLKQAGAVRSADAFLTRAKVFGRGTPIKAGEFVIPKGASNSEILTLLQGGKTLTRLVTIPEGMPSILVYERLMANDELTGEIQPPAEGSVLPDSYAYDRGESRAAVLKRMQAAMDRTLAKLWAERAPNTMAKSPQEAVTLASIVEKETALAKERPMVAGVYGNRLKAGMMLQADPTIIYPITKGKPLGRRIKKSEIAAVNDYNTYAMVGLPKGPIANPGRLSILAVLHPAETKALYFVADGKGGHIFADTYQEHNENVRKWFEIRRARGEL; translated from the coding sequence ATGCGGCGGCTGGGCTGTGGCATATTGCTGATCGGCCTTGCCATCGCGGCTTTCGTCGCGTTCCGCTTCGTCCATGGATGGTCGGAAGCGGGACCGGCGACGCAGAATATCACGATTGCCGTGCCGGAAGGGGCAACCCTTTCCGATGCGGCGGTGCTGTTGAAGCAGGCAGGAGCGGTGCGTTCCGCCGATGCGTTCCTGACCCGCGCCAAGGTTTTCGGGCGGGGGACGCCGATCAAGGCCGGTGAGTTCGTAATTCCCAAGGGCGCGAGCAATTCGGAAATCCTGACGCTCCTTCAGGGCGGCAAGACGCTTACCCGTCTCGTCACCATTCCCGAGGGGATGCCCTCGATCCTCGTCTATGAGCGGTTGATGGCGAATGACGAACTGACTGGCGAGATCCAACCCCCGGCGGAAGGCAGCGTCCTTCCCGACAGCTATGCCTATGACAGGGGCGAAAGCCGCGCCGCCGTGCTGAAACGCATGCAGGCCGCGATGGATCGCACGCTCGCAAAGCTATGGGCGGAACGCGCGCCGAACACGATGGCGAAGTCGCCGCAAGAGGCCGTCACCTTGGCCAGCATCGTGGAAAAGGAAACCGCTCTTGCCAAGGAAAGGCCCATGGTCGCGGGCGTTTACGGCAACCGCCTCAAAGCCGGAATGATGTTGCAGGCCGATCCGACCATCATCTATCCCATCACCAAGGGAAAGCCGCTGGGACGCCGCATCAAGAAATCGGAAATCGCCGCCGTCAACGATTACAACACCTATGCGATGGTCGGACTGCCAAAGGGGCCGATCGCCAATCCGGGGCGATTGTCCATATTGGCCGTGCTGCACCCCGCTGAAACCAAGGCGCTCTACTTTGTGGCGGACGGCAAAGGAGGGCATATCTTTGCCGACACCTATCAGGAACATAATGAGAATGTGCGTAAATGGTTCGAAATCCGCCGTGCGCGCGGCGAGCTTTGA
- a CDS encoding VOC family protein yields the protein MAAVQLDHVNIRTARLAECVEFYGNVLGLTIAPPPMASDLTRGAYVLDERGAAIVHLIGTDKVIEGSEPVRGAAQRGMIDHFALRGVDPEAYVERLTAHGCDFTRQDVPAIAMHLIFVRDPNDVMVELSFPLES from the coding sequence ATGGCCGCAGTTCAGCTGGATCATGTCAACATCCGCACGGCGCGCCTTGCGGAATGCGTGGAATTCTACGGCAATGTTCTGGGCCTGACGATCGCGCCTCCGCCAATGGCCAGTGACCTGACGCGGGGCGCCTATGTTCTGGACGAACGCGGCGCTGCCATCGTCCACCTGATAGGGACCGATAAGGTTATCGAGGGTTCGGAGCCGGTGCGGGGCGCTGCCCAGCGCGGCATGATCGACCATTTTGCCCTGCGCGGCGTCGATCCGGAGGCGTATGTTGAGCGGCTGACAGCGCATGGTTGCGACTTCACGCGGCAGGACGTGCCCGCCATCGCCATGCATCTGATCTTTGTGCGCGATCCTAACGATGTGATGGTGGAGCTGAGCTTCCCTTTGGAGTCATGA
- the rnk gene encoding nucleoside diphosphate kinase regulator yields MTKSTRTGRPPVHLISTEADNLTNLALGVAETMPQVSELLLREIARATIHGPAHIPSDIVTMHSTVQFRDEASGAERTVRLVYPAEADISAGRISILTPVGAGLLGLREGHSIKWPDREGRERRLTILKVIQPDRGL; encoded by the coding sequence ATGACAAAAAGCACCAGAACGGGGCGCCCCCCCGTCCATCTCATCAGCACCGAAGCCGACAATCTGACCAATCTTGCATTGGGCGTGGCCGAAACCATGCCGCAGGTCAGCGAACTGCTGTTGCGTGAAATTGCCCGCGCCACAATCCATGGCCCAGCGCATATACCCTCCGACATCGTCACGATGCATTCGACCGTCCAGTTCAGGGATGAGGCGAGCGGTGCCGAACGCACGGTCCGGCTCGTCTACCCTGCGGAAGCGGACATATCGGCCGGACGAATCTCGATTCTCACGCCGGTCGGCGCGGGCTTGCTTGGATTGCGCGAAGGCCATTCGATCAAATGGCCCGATCGCGAAGGTCGCGAGCGGCGGTTGACCATTCTAAAAGTCATACAGCCAGACCGGGGCCTATAG